A stretch of the Synechocystis sp. PCC 7338 genome encodes the following:
- a CDS encoding Bax inhibitor-1 family protein, translated as MSNTSNFRQIMAEAKGQSLIGPNVIKNALPYLGGGLVLTAAGTFGGLSVMQGNPGLFMTTFWAALIGNFILFFVAMRVAQSGNNATALPLLALYSLLSGYTLSGIIYVALQTSGVGIQGIGIAALGCGVTFVVARSIGSNLSEEDGIALNKTVSLALIGLVVVMLLQVVLGFFGIITPTFLEVAISAFGVLLFAGVSVVDFFVLPRTYRDDQYLAASLSMYLTYINLFIFILRLLIALNGRD; from the coding sequence ATGAGTAATACCAGCAATTTTCGTCAGATCATGGCGGAGGCAAAAGGCCAAAGTCTGATCGGGCCAAACGTGATCAAAAATGCCCTCCCCTATCTTGGCGGAGGCTTGGTACTGACAGCGGCGGGAACCTTTGGCGGCCTCAGCGTCATGCAGGGTAACCCTGGTCTATTCATGACCACCTTTTGGGCCGCTTTAATCGGTAATTTCATTCTCTTTTTCGTGGCCATGCGGGTGGCCCAGAGTGGCAATAACGCAACGGCTCTACCCCTGTTAGCTTTGTACAGTTTGCTGTCGGGCTATACCCTGAGCGGCATTATTTACGTGGCGCTCCAGACTAGCGGAGTGGGTATCCAGGGCATTGGCATTGCCGCTTTGGGCTGTGGAGTGACCTTTGTGGTGGCCCGTAGTATTGGCTCCAATTTGTCGGAGGAAGATGGCATTGCCCTGAACAAAACCGTTAGCTTGGCTCTTATTGGCCTAGTGGTGGTCATGCTTCTGCAGGTGGTGCTTGGATTTTTTGGGATAATTACCCCCACATTCCTAGAAGTAGCCATTTCTGCCTTCGGTGTATTGTTATTTGCTGGAGTATCGGTGGTGGACTTTTTCGTTCTGCCCCGCACCTATCGGGATGATCAATATTTGGCCGCATCCCTGTCCATGTATTTGACCTATATCAACCTTTTTATCTTCATTCTGCGCCTACTGATTGCCCTCAACGGTCGAGACTAG
- a CDS encoding DUF1816 domain-containing protein, translating to MFGVLLFLVFFSVVSLAFFANRKWWIRVSTQSPRCIYYFGPFASQEEAIAHHQGYLQDLEMEGAQGIEYKIERSYKPRKLTIEG from the coding sequence ATGTTTGGCGTTCTGCTGTTCCTCGTTTTTTTCTCCGTTGTCAGTCTAGCTTTTTTTGCCAACCGTAAATGGTGGATTCGTGTTTCCACCCAGTCCCCCCGCTGTATCTATTACTTTGGCCCCTTTGCTTCCCAGGAAGAGGCGATCGCCCATCACCAAGGTTATCTCCAGGATTTGGAGATGGAGGGAGCCCAGGGCATCGAATATAAGATAGAACGCTCCTATAAGCCGAGAAAATTAACCATCGAAGGCTGA
- a CDS encoding DUF389 domain-containing protein: MSKSKSSGHRFSLLMLLRLRRGFTANLDLTDEHKVQIYTQLSESVSLGDISYWIEVLFAAGIATLALVLNSPAVIIGAMLISPLMGPILANGMGLAAGDVVLWLRAAFNLLLSCSLAIIFATILVVIVPFKEITPEILARTNPTLLDLIVALFSGAVGSVATCKQAKGVAASLPGVAIAVALMPPLCVVGYGIGIYFSLNSSQGLTVAKGGGLLFITNLVAIVFTAMIVFFFVHFDVRAVREAIGEWKQENPESQLVSSWLRKFPAYTTFQRVGGLPSRFFLILVTLGMISFPLTKSLEQVRRQVTQQREENQLNSTIKQVWQDNFGDRGNEGEFHSYIDQVKAKQDNKQITVQLQVVTDKLYSQDDEKRFIDQLATALDRSPSNISLRFVQIPTSQAVNTEPIAVVSELTYLPDLQEELMAEIGRSLALVTLPDTVQLVDYQVVLRSDSSPLKLVVVYLGDRDLQEDAQAILSGQIRRSLQVNDAIVEYQRLATDQGVIPLTIVDETAAIDSASLNLSSQAQATLNSVGQILQSYPSLNLRLIIQRPPDSNPASLFSQTEQIRTNLSDNWQIEDSRVQETTNVSEPTQVSFSLFLGDGITDGKGNP, translated from the coding sequence ATGTCCAAGTCGAAGTCCTCCGGGCACCGTTTTTCTTTGTTGATGTTACTGCGGTTACGCCGTGGCTTTACAGCTAACCTGGACTTGACCGATGAACATAAGGTGCAAATCTACACCCAGCTTTCTGAATCCGTCAGCCTTGGGGACATCAGCTATTGGATTGAGGTTTTATTTGCAGCAGGCATTGCCACCCTGGCTTTGGTGCTCAATAGTCCAGCGGTAATCATCGGGGCGATGTTGATTTCTCCCCTAATGGGGCCAATTTTGGCCAATGGCATGGGATTGGCCGCAGGGGACGTAGTGCTCTGGTTGCGGGCGGCTTTTAACTTATTGCTAAGCTGTAGTTTGGCTATTATTTTTGCGACTATTTTAGTGGTAATTGTTCCTTTTAAGGAAATTACTCCCGAAATTTTGGCCAGAACTAATCCTACCCTCCTGGATTTAATTGTGGCTCTGTTTTCCGGAGCTGTGGGATCGGTGGCCACCTGCAAACAAGCTAAGGGAGTAGCGGCTTCTTTACCGGGGGTGGCGATCGCCGTGGCCTTAATGCCGCCATTGTGTGTGGTGGGTTACGGCATTGGTATCTATTTCAGCCTCAACTCTTCCCAGGGATTGACGGTGGCTAAGGGAGGAGGATTGCTATTCATCACCAACCTAGTGGCCATTGTTTTCACTGCCATGATTGTCTTCTTTTTTGTCCATTTTGATGTGCGGGCAGTGCGGGAAGCCATTGGGGAGTGGAAACAAGAAAATCCCGAAAGCCAATTAGTCAGTTCTTGGCTGAGAAAATTCCCCGCCTATACGACTTTTCAACGGGTGGGAGGTTTGCCCAGTCGCTTTTTCTTGATTCTGGTTACCCTGGGGATGATTTCCTTTCCCTTGACCAAATCTCTGGAGCAGGTGCGCCGCCAAGTGACCCAACAACGGGAGGAAAACCAGTTAAACTCCACCATTAAACAGGTGTGGCAGGATAACTTTGGTGATCGCGGCAATGAAGGGGAGTTTCATTCCTACATTGATCAGGTCAAAGCGAAGCAAGACAACAAGCAAATCACCGTGCAACTCCAAGTGGTGACCGATAAGCTTTACAGCCAAGACGATGAAAAACGTTTTATTGATCAGTTGGCCACCGCCCTCGACCGTAGTCCCAGCAATATCAGTTTGCGCTTTGTGCAAATTCCCACTAGCCAAGCGGTCAATACGGAGCCCATTGCGGTGGTTTCAGAGTTGACCTATTTACCGGATTTACAGGAAGAATTAATGGCGGAAATTGGCCGTTCCCTGGCCCTGGTCACCCTACCCGATACGGTGCAGTTGGTGGACTACCAAGTAGTACTGCGCAGTGATAGTTCTCCCCTGAAGTTGGTGGTGGTCTATCTGGGCGATCGGGATTTACAAGAAGATGCCCAAGCTATCCTCTCTGGCCAAATTCGGCGGTCTTTGCAGGTTAATGATGCCATTGTGGAATACCAACGCCTCGCAACCGATCAAGGGGTGATTCCCCTTACCATTGTTGACGAAACCGCGGCGATCGACAGTGCATCCCTTAACCTTTCTAGCCAAGCTCAAGCAACGCTTAACAGTGTGGGGCAAATTCTCCAGTCCTACCCATCCTTGAATTTGCGTCTCATCATCCAGCGCCCCCCAGACAGTAATCCGGCCAGTCTTTTTTCCCAAACTGAACAAATCAGAACCAATCTGAGTGATAACTGGCAAATTGAAGATAGCCGAGTGCAGGAAACCACCAACGTGAGCGAACCAACCCAAGTATCCTTCAGTCTTTTTCTGGGAGATGGTATAACGGACGGTAAGGGCAATCCCTAA
- a CDS encoding 4a-hydroxytetrahydrobiopterin dehydratase, with protein sequence MATPQRLTDSEIQTALGELSGWSLQGNKLHRQFKFGNFNQAFGFMTRLALVAETLNHHPEWSNVYNRVTIDLTTHDAGGITELDVKFATHANSFAD encoded by the coding sequence ATGGCTACCCCCCAACGTTTAACTGACTCAGAAATCCAAACTGCTCTGGGGGAACTCAGCGGTTGGAGCTTGCAGGGCAATAAACTCCATCGTCAATTTAAGTTTGGTAATTTTAATCAAGCCTTTGGTTTTATGACCCGGCTGGCGTTGGTGGCAGAAACCCTGAACCATCATCCAGAATGGTCTAATGTTTACAATCGAGTCACCATTGACTTAACCACCCATGATGCCGGCGGCATTACAGAATTGGATGTGAAATTTGCCACCCATGCCAATAGCTTTGCCGATTAA
- the pds gene encoding 15-cis-phytoene desaturase, which yields MRVVIAGAGLAGLACAKYLADAGFTPVVLERRDVLGGKIAAWKDEDGDWYETGLHIFFGAYPNMLQLFKELDIEDRLQWKEHSMIFNQPEKPGTYSRFDFPDIPAPINGLVAILRNNDMLTWPEKIRFGLGLLPAIIQGQSYVEEMDQYTWSEWMAKQNIPPRIEKEVFIAMSKALNFIDPDEISATILLTALNRFLQEKNGSKMAFLDGAPPERLCQPLVDYITERGGEVHLNAPLKEILLNEDGTVKGYLIRGLDGAEDRVVTADLYVSAMPVDPLKTMVPAPWREYPEFKQIQGLEGVPVINLHLWFDRKLTDIDHLLFSRSPLLSVYADMSNTCREYSDPNKSMLELVLAPAQDWINKSDAEIVAATMAEIKQLFPQHFTGDNPAQLLKSHVVKTPRSVYKATPGRQACRPDQRTSVPNFYLAGDFTMQKYLGSMEGAVLSGKQCAQAIAADFNPQTVPPTREIVTVG from the coding sequence ATGCGCGTTGTGATCGCCGGAGCCGGATTAGCCGGCCTAGCCTGTGCCAAATACTTAGCCGATGCGGGCTTTACCCCCGTCGTCTTGGAACGTAGGGATGTATTAGGCGGGAAGATCGCCGCATGGAAAGATGAGGACGGAGATTGGTATGAAACTGGCCTGCACATTTTTTTTGGGGCCTATCCCAACATGTTGCAGTTGTTTAAGGAATTAGACATCGAAGATCGCCTGCAATGGAAAGAGCACAGCATGATCTTCAACCAACCCGAGAAACCAGGCACCTATTCCCGTTTTGACTTCCCCGATATTCCGGCTCCCATCAACGGTTTGGTGGCCATTCTGCGCAATAACGACATGCTCACCTGGCCAGAAAAAATTCGCTTTGGCTTAGGGCTTTTGCCGGCCATTATCCAGGGCCAGAGCTATGTGGAAGAGATGGATCAATATACCTGGTCGGAGTGGATGGCCAAACAAAACATTCCCCCCCGCATCGAAAAAGAAGTTTTTATTGCCATGAGTAAGGCGCTGAACTTCATTGACCCCGATGAAATTTCCGCCACCATTTTACTCACCGCCCTCAATCGCTTTTTACAGGAAAAAAATGGTTCTAAGATGGCATTCCTGGATGGGGCGCCGCCGGAACGTCTTTGTCAGCCGTTGGTGGATTACATCACGGAACGGGGGGGAGAAGTGCATCTTAATGCCCCTCTTAAGGAAATTTTGCTCAATGAAGACGGCACCGTTAAAGGTTACCTAATCCGGGGTTTAGACGGGGCAGAAGATCGGGTTGTTACTGCTGACTTGTACGTTTCTGCCATGCCGGTGGACCCCCTCAAAACCATGGTGCCGGCTCCCTGGCGGGAATATCCTGAATTCAAACAAATTCAAGGACTAGAAGGCGTCCCAGTGATTAACCTCCACCTCTGGTTTGACCGTAAGTTGACGGACATTGATCACCTTCTCTTTTCCCGATCGCCGTTACTGAGTGTTTACGCTGACATGAGCAACACCTGTCGGGAATACAGTGACCCAAACAAATCCATGCTGGAATTGGTGCTGGCCCCGGCCCAGGATTGGATCAACAAATCCGACGCAGAGATTGTGGCGGCCACCATGGCGGAGATTAAACAACTCTTTCCCCAACACTTTACCGGTGATAATCCGGCCCAACTGCTCAAATCCCACGTGGTCAAAACCCCCCGCTCTGTCTACAAAGCGACCCCAGGAAGGCAGGCCTGTCGACCCGATCAACGGACATCGGTGCCAAACTTTTACTTAGCAGGGGACTTTACCATGCAAAAATACTTGGGCAGTATGGAAGGAGCGGTGCTTTCCGGTAAACAATGTGCCCAGGCGATCGCCGCCGATTTCAACCCCCAAACCGTTCCCCCAACCCGGGAAATAGTCACCGTGGGTTAA
- a CDS encoding cytochrome b/b6 domain-containing protein yields the protein MSQTRPYQSLLLRLLHGAMALLTLLAIASGFWVYNTYDGRWGSLPLPKPYYTQDLHGTGALALFLFMFPFALYCFHLGDRRLWSDQSWEQLRKPGTPGFWLALQRLANTLMLVALTMAVVSGRMMQESWLPQKQLNHLPYLFHLLAWLVVVLCLGFHLLFSAKVGGIALWRSMASWGRRAKDSPQQWLRDFRWRLSSKSLQWLHWLVLAGLLFALTVPLFA from the coding sequence ATGTCCCAGACCCGTCCCTATCAGTCCTTGCTGTTGCGGCTCCTCCATGGGGCCATGGCTCTGTTGACCCTATTGGCGATCGCCAGTGGCTTTTGGGTCTACAACACCTATGACGGTCGTTGGGGGTCTTTGCCGTTGCCGAAACCTTATTACACTCAGGATCTCCATGGCACCGGCGCTTTGGCCCTCTTTCTGTTTATGTTTCCCTTTGCCCTGTACTGTTTCCACCTAGGCGATCGCCGTTTATGGTCCGACCAAAGTTGGGAGCAGTTACGGAAACCTGGCACTCCAGGCTTTTGGCTCGCATTGCAGAGATTGGCTAATACCCTCATGCTGGTAGCCTTAACTATGGCGGTGGTGAGCGGGAGAATGATGCAGGAAAGTTGGTTACCCCAAAAACAACTCAACCATTTGCCCTACCTTTTCCACCTGCTGGCCTGGTTGGTCGTTGTTCTTTGTCTGGGATTCCATTTACTATTCAGTGCCAAGGTGGGAGGCATTGCCCTCTGGCGATCAATGGCGAGTTGGGGGCGCAGAGCCAAGGACAGTCCCCAGCAATGGCTCAGGGACTTTCGCTGGCGGTTGTCTTCAAAAAGTTTGCAGTGGCTCCACTGGTTAGTGCTAGCGGGATTACTGTTTGCCTTGACTGTTCCTCTTTTTGCCTAG
- a CDS encoding peptidylprolyl isomerase: protein MSKVFFDITIGNDAPGRIVMELFDEVTPKTAENFRALCTGEKGVGKAGKPLHFKGSHFHRIITDFMAQGGDFTRGNGTGGESIYGEKFADENFQLKHDRPGLLSMANAGPNTNGSQFFLTFVPCPWLDGKHVVFGEVVEGLEILEQLEANGSQSGQTKQAIVISDCGEIK from the coding sequence ATGAGTAAAGTTTTTTTTGATATCACCATCGGTAACGATGCCCCAGGTCGCATTGTGATGGAATTGTTTGACGAAGTTACCCCCAAGACCGCTGAAAATTTCCGGGCCCTCTGCACTGGGGAAAAAGGTGTGGGTAAAGCCGGTAAACCCCTGCATTTTAAAGGTTCCCACTTCCATCGGATAATTACCGATTTCATGGCCCAGGGGGGAGATTTTACCCGGGGTAATGGCACCGGCGGAGAATCTATTTATGGAGAAAAGTTCGCCGATGAAAACTTTCAGTTAAAGCATGATCGCCCTGGTTTACTGTCCATGGCCAATGCGGGGCCCAACACCAATGGCTCACAGTTCTTTCTAACTTTTGTACCCTGCCCTTGGCTTGATGGGAAACACGTCGTGTTTGGGGAAGTGGTAGAAGGTTTAGAAATTCTCGAGCAACTAGAAGCCAACGGCTCCCAAAGTGGTCAAACCAAACAGGCGATCGTTATCAGTGATTGCGGCGAGATCAAATAA